In Cryptomeria japonica chromosome 10, Sugi_1.0, whole genome shotgun sequence, a genomic segment contains:
- the LOC131033920 gene encoding LOW QUALITY PROTEIN: enoyl-CoA delta isomerase 3 (The sequence of the model RefSeq protein was modified relative to this genomic sequence to represent the inferred CDS: substituted 1 base at 1 genomic stop codon) — MCSLEKRGKVYILTLVGDDDHRFNATTLDAIADALKQVEQSPDAAALVTTNAGRXFSNGLDLRWIAENPGERLNIIREKFENMLAAFMRLGVPTVAAICGHAAAGGFMLALAHDYRFMTQGRSVLYMSELDHGMHLPRSMMAVIRCKLKTAVLRDVVVGARKLNAQMAFERGILDGVFQDHAGTLEAAVKEAEKLAARGWKREVYCGLRLGAFPGVVEALDAHADTYRSYPVASKL; from the coding sequence ATGTGCAGCCTGGAGAAGCGAGGGAAGGTCTACATTTTGACGCTTGTGGGTGATGACGATCACAGGTTTAATGCCACCACGCTTGACGCCATCGCCGACGCCCTCAAACAGGTCGAACAATCGCCGGATGCAGCAGCCCTGGTAACCACTAACGCAGGTAGATAATTTTCCAACGGCCTCGACCTGCGATGGATCGCAGAGAACCCCGGCGAGCGCCTTAACATAATTAGGGAGAAATTCGAGAACATGTTGGCGGCCTTCATGAGGCTGGGCGTACCCACCGTGGCGGCCATCTGCGGCCACGCGGCGGCGGGTGGTTTCATGCTGGCCCTGGCTCACGACTACCGCTTCATGACGCAGGGGCGCTCTGTGCTCTACATGAGCGAGCTTGACCATGGCATGCACCTCCCCAGGAGTATGATGGCGGTTATTCGTTGTAAGCTGAAGACCGCCGTCCTGCGGGACGTGGTGGTGGGTGCCCGCAAGCTGAATGCGCAGATGGCCTTCGAGAGGGGGATTTTAGACGGCGTTTTCCAGGACCATGCGGGGACTTTGGAGGCGGCTGTTAAGGAGGCAGAGAAGCTGGCAGCCAGGGGGTGGAAGAGGGAGGTCTATTGTGGCCTCAGGTTAGGGGCGTTTCCTGGGGTTGTGGAGGCGCTTGATGCTCATGCCGACACTTATCGCTCTTACCCTGTTGCTTCCAAGCTTTGA
- the LOC131046222 gene encoding G-type lectin S-receptor-like serine/threonine-protein kinase SD2-2, translating to MAMKYLVLAITMFITLDNCTSLAMDGRDTLLVGDSLAGNQTIMSKNGTFALGFFSPGGTNNWYIGIWYAISPKVIVWVANRDNPVRRVPGVLKFSSRGRLRLFDREGRSVWSTDDGLKGSWAMITELGNLIMLGHNKSEIIWESFAHPGDTWLPGMKMWKGMRLASWKPSVDPAIGLFSIGMDLSPGKTQLVMVYNNSVPYWSTGEWTGNYFANHPEVYSPKKFECPV from the coding sequence ATGGCGATGAAGTATTTGGTCCTAGCGATTACTATGTTTATTACACTGGATAATTGCACTTCATTAGCGATGGATGGTAGGGATACGCTTCTAGTGGGAGATTCGCTCGCTGGAAATCAGACCATAATGTCAAAGAATGGCACGTTTGCACTAGGGTTTTTCAGTCCGGGAGGAACAAATAATTGGTACATTGGCATCTGGTACGCAATCTCTCCGAAGGTCATAGTTTGGGTGGCCAACAGAGATAATCCTGTCAGACGCGTGCCCGGTGTCCTGAAATTTTCAAGCCGTGGTCGTCTCAGACTGTTTGATAGAGAGGGCCGTTCAGTGTGGTCAACTGATGATGGTCTGAAAGGATCGTGGGCGATGATAACGGAACTTGGTAATTTAATAATGCTGGGTCACAATAAGTCTGAGATTATTTGGGAGAGTTTCGCTCATCCGGGAGATACATGGTTGCCTGGCATGAAGATGTGGAAAGGCATGAGGCTAGCTTCCTGGAAACCTTCTGTGGATCCTGCAATTGGGCTCTTCTCTATAGGGATGGATTTGTCTCCAGGAAAGACGCAGTTGGTGATGGTCTACAACAATAGTGTTCCATATTGGTCCACTGGAGAGTGGACTGGAAATTATTTTGCCAATCATCCGGaggtgtattctcccaagaaattCGAATGTCCTGTATAA